One Streptomyces sp. NBC_00554 DNA segment encodes these proteins:
- a CDS encoding cysteine hydrolase family protein, giving the protein MANSALLVMDVQRDIVGIADDGSGYLPRLRRAIDGARVAGIPVIYVVIALRPGDPEVSPRNRVITNAVRAGLFTEGAPGTGIHPDIAPQQGDVVVTKRRGSAFSGSDFDLVLRARDIDSLVLTGIATSGVVLSTLCRAIDLDFGLTVLSDACLDMDPEVHRVLTEKLFPQWADVIAVEDWLKAIAPQ; this is encoded by the coding sequence ATGGCGAACAGCGCTCTTCTCGTGATGGACGTCCAACGGGACATCGTGGGCATCGCCGACGACGGCTCCGGATACCTGCCGCGCCTGCGCAGGGCGATCGACGGCGCCCGCGTGGCGGGCATTCCCGTGATCTACGTGGTCATCGCGTTACGGCCGGGCGATCCGGAAGTCAGCCCCCGCAACAGGGTGATCACCAACGCCGTGCGGGCCGGCCTCTTCACCGAGGGCGCCCCCGGCACCGGGATCCACCCCGACATCGCGCCCCAGCAGGGCGACGTCGTGGTCACCAAGAGACGGGGAAGCGCGTTCTCCGGCAGCGACTTCGACCTGGTCCTCAGGGCTCGCGACATCGACAGCCTTGTCCTCACCGGGATCGCCACCAGCGGCGTGGTGCTGTCCACCCTGTGCCGCGCCATCGACCTGGATTTCGGCCTCACCGTCCTGTCGGACGCCTGCCTCGACATGGACCCCGAGGTGCACCGGGTCCTGACCGAGAAGCTGTTCCCGCAGTGGGCAGATGTCATCGCCGTCGAGGACTGGCTCAAAGCCATCGCACCGCAATAG
- a CDS encoding GAF domain-containing protein: MSGEGRGGSKQHLPKLRLDELLDELQARIDAARGTQDRVHNLLEAVLSVGGELDLPQVLRRIVEAAVVLVDAEYGALGVIGDDLRLSEFLTVGMGDDQRAEIGDLPSGHGILGELIRHPEPLRLPELSQHPSSYGFPAHHPPMHSFLGVPIRVRDRVFGNIYLTEKRGAEEFDAEDESVLSTLAVAAGVAIENARLYEETRLRERWMRASGEVTSTLLSGAPSAEVLELIVEQAREIASADIGMIAEYVSGAAELRPVLAVGSDAERRSGLVLSAEEGFVGAALTAAEPVVSADIEHDVRTGEGESHWAGLGPVVAVPLGAGGKARGVLLLGRLAGRTPFSDDDTGPLLGFAGQAALALELAERRRDAEQITLLQDRDRIARDLHDLAIQRLFAAGMTLQSTQRFMDHPEGTERLSRTVDDLDDTIKIIRSTIFGLRAHGGRTKEDSGLRARVSDAVKAAATSFGFTPALRIEGLVDTDVPGGVADHALAVLGEALSNAARHSGARSVDVHLRYAKGELALTVTDDGCGVPDGVTRSGLKNIEERARALGGTLTLGERPQGGGTQLVWRVPTGSQGG, from the coding sequence ATGAGCGGGGAAGGTCGCGGGGGCTCCAAGCAGCATCTGCCCAAGCTGCGGCTGGATGAGCTGCTGGATGAGTTGCAGGCGCGGATCGACGCGGCGCGGGGGACGCAGGACCGGGTGCACAACCTGCTGGAGGCGGTGCTGTCGGTCGGCGGGGAGCTGGATCTGCCGCAGGTGCTGCGGCGCATCGTCGAGGCCGCAGTAGTGCTGGTGGACGCCGAGTACGGGGCTCTGGGCGTGATCGGCGACGACCTTCGGCTGTCGGAGTTCCTGACGGTGGGCATGGGCGACGACCAGCGCGCGGAGATCGGTGACCTGCCCAGCGGACACGGCATCCTCGGCGAGCTGATCCGGCACCCCGAGCCGCTGCGGCTCCCAGAACTCTCCCAGCACCCGTCCTCGTACGGCTTTCCGGCCCATCACCCACCGATGCACTCGTTCCTGGGTGTGCCCATCCGGGTGCGCGACAGGGTGTTCGGGAACATCTACCTCACCGAGAAGCGCGGTGCTGAAGAGTTCGACGCCGAGGACGAGTCGGTGCTCTCCACGCTCGCCGTGGCGGCCGGGGTGGCCATCGAGAACGCGCGGCTGTACGAGGAGACCCGGCTGCGTGAGCGCTGGATGCGGGCCAGCGGCGAGGTCACGAGCACGCTGCTGTCGGGCGCTCCCAGTGCCGAGGTACTTGAACTGATCGTCGAGCAGGCCCGGGAGATCGCCTCGGCCGACATCGGGATGATCGCGGAATACGTGTCCGGAGCGGCGGAGCTGCGGCCGGTGCTCGCGGTCGGGTCGGACGCCGAGCGGCGCAGCGGGCTGGTCCTTTCCGCCGAGGAGGGTTTCGTCGGAGCCGCGCTCACTGCGGCGGAGCCGGTGGTCAGCGCCGACATCGAGCACGACGTCCGCACCGGTGAGGGAGAGTCGCACTGGGCCGGGCTCGGCCCAGTGGTCGCGGTGCCCCTCGGCGCCGGAGGGAAAGCCCGCGGGGTGTTGCTGCTGGGGCGTCTGGCGGGCCGTACGCCGTTCTCGGACGACGACACCGGGCCGCTGCTCGGCTTCGCCGGCCAGGCGGCGCTGGCACTGGAGCTGGCTGAACGCCGCCGGGACGCGGAACAGATCACGCTGCTCCAGGACCGCGACCGGATCGCGCGCGATCTGCACGACCTGGCGATCCAGCGGCTCTTCGCGGCCGGCATGACCCTGCAGAGCACCCAGCGGTTCATGGACCACCCCGAGGGCACGGAACGGCTGTCGCGGACCGTCGACGACCTCGACGACACCATCAAGATCATTCGGTCCACCATCTTCGGGCTGCGTGCGCACGGCGGCCGGACCAAGGAGGACAGCGGTCTGCGCGCCCGGGTGTCCGACGCCGTGAAGGCCGCCGCCACGTCGTTCGGCTTCACTCCCGCGTTGCGGATCGAGGGCCTTGTCGACACCGATGTCCCCGGCGGCGTAGCGGATCACGCGCTCGCCGTGCTCGGCGAGGCGCTCAGCAACGCGGCCCGGCACTCGGGCGCGCGCTCCGTCGACGTCCATCTGCGGTACGCCAAGGGCGAGTTGGCACTCACGGTGACGGACGACGGCTGCGGAGTACCCGACGGGGTGACGCGCAGCGGGCTGAAGAACATCGAGGAACGGGCTCGCGCACTTGGCGGCACGCTCACACTCGGCGAACGGCCGCAGGGCGGCGGTACCCAGCTGGTGTGGCGCGTGCCGACGGGCTCACAAGGGGGCTGA
- a CDS encoding universal stress protein, giving the protein MLRHITTGIDGSAESLAAAHWAARAAVRRGVSLSLVHAWKWHPRPAPSVPADRSERDWAEEILDRAASSIRAAHPGLRVVERLVPDSAAAALLAAAEDAELLVLGSRGLSGVAGFMVGSVSQRVVARSSRPVVLVRAGESSADEHLPALDGISPEEIPESPYRDVVLGLDTQRPCDELIEFAFESARRCGATLHVIHAFGTARVEPADGPWAPVSGPELLAARERTVAATLRPWCEKFPGVSVVETVSEGRAATALVRASAGASLVVVGRRTREGHLGTHVGAVTHAVLHHVGCPVAVVPHD; this is encoded by the coding sequence ATGCTTCGGCACATCACCACGGGAATCGACGGATCCGCCGAGAGTCTCGCCGCCGCCCACTGGGCGGCCCGTGCGGCCGTGCGTCGCGGCGTCTCGCTGAGTCTCGTGCACGCCTGGAAGTGGCACCCGCGTCCCGCCCCGTCCGTCCCCGCGGACCGGAGCGAGCGCGACTGGGCCGAAGAGATTCTGGACCGGGCCGCGAGCAGCATCCGTGCAGCGCACCCCGGGCTACGGGTCGTCGAGCGGCTGGTGCCCGACTCCGCAGCAGCCGCCCTCCTTGCGGCGGCCGAGGACGCGGAGTTGCTGGTGCTCGGGTCCCGCGGTCTCAGCGGCGTCGCGGGATTCATGGTCGGCTCGGTGTCCCAGCGGGTCGTCGCCAGGTCCTCCCGACCCGTGGTGCTCGTACGCGCGGGCGAAAGCTCCGCCGACGAACACCTCCCCGCCCTGGACGGCATCTCGCCCGAGGAGATACCCGAGTCCCCGTATCGCGATGTCGTCCTCGGCCTGGACACCCAGCGCCCCTGTGACGAGCTGATCGAGTTCGCCTTCGAGTCAGCTCGGCGCTGTGGCGCCACGCTGCACGTGATCCACGCCTTCGGTACGGCGCGGGTCGAGCCGGCCGACGGACCGTGGGCCCCGGTGTCCGGGCCGGAGCTGCTTGCGGCACGGGAACGCACCGTGGCCGCGACGCTGCGCCCGTGGTGCGAGAAGTTCCCGGGAGTCTCCGTGGTCGAGACCGTCTCCGAAGGGCGGGCCGCCACCGCGCTGGTACGCGCGTCGGCCGGAGCCTCCCTCGTCGTCGTGGGACGCCGGACACGGGAGGGCCACCTCGGCACGCACGTCGGCGCCGTCACTCACGCGGTGCTGCACCACGTCGGCTGCCCCGTGGCCGTCGTCCCGCACGACTGA
- a CDS encoding class E sortase produces the protein MPRSGALPAALSSGGIILVLLGCSTNGAAEETAAATRTTSATTPATPSSPAASTVEPTPATTAAKPAPGGTNTQARTASLAIPAIALEDLRVVSYEGTTDDWPGTRIQNRGVAASPYGSRGGVGPGEVGNYLVTAHRLSAGGPLRELPALDEGDSVFVTSGGTVYEYEITESRTTSFRSDRSLAEQRAAVPGLPGKRPTQAMITISTCATLEDNAAGNHWRDDRGNPEHRIDKIGVLTSTSTQQPPLG, from the coding sequence ATGCCCCGTTCCGGAGCTCTTCCCGCCGCGCTCAGCAGCGGCGGCATCATCCTCGTACTCCTGGGCTGCTCCACCAATGGCGCCGCCGAGGAAACCGCCGCAGCCACCAGGACCACGTCGGCGACCACGCCCGCCACGCCCTCCTCCCCGGCAGCGTCGACCGTCGAGCCGACCCCCGCCACCACTGCTGCGAAGCCGGCCCCCGGCGGGACCAACACCCAGGCCCGGACCGCCTCGCTCGCCATACCCGCGATCGCCCTCGAGGACCTGCGCGTCGTCTCCTACGAGGGGACGACCGACGACTGGCCAGGCACCCGGATCCAGAACCGCGGCGTCGCCGCCAGCCCGTACGGCAGCCGTGGCGGTGTCGGCCCCGGCGAGGTCGGCAACTACCTCGTCACGGCCCACCGCCTCTCCGCCGGCGGTCCGCTGCGCGAGCTCCCCGCCCTGGATGAAGGCGACTCGGTCTTCGTCACCTCGGGCGGCACGGTCTACGAGTACGAGATCACCGAGAGTAGAACCACCTCCTTCCGCTCCGACCGCTCGCTCGCCGAACAGCGGGCAGCGGTCCCGGGCCTCCCGGGCAAGCGCCCCACTCAAGCCATGATCACTATCTCCACCTGCGCGACACTCGAGGACAACGCGGCCGGAAACCACTGGCGCGACGACAGAGGGAACCCCGAGCACCGCATCGACAAAATCGGCGTCCTGACTTCGACTTCAACACAGCAGCCGCCGCTGGGTTAG
- a CDS encoding cyclic nucleotide-binding domain-containing protein: MNASPTSSMLRALPAEHRERLMRIAREVSFPQGIRLFEEGRRADRFWIIRTGTIDLDMHVPGRRAAVIETLGHNELVGWSWLFAPHAWHLGAETTTPVRAYEFDAVAVRAMCQDDPVLGRTVAQWVGDILAHRLRSARTRLLDLYAPYGSGSRL; this comes from the coding sequence ATGAACGCTTCGCCCACTTCCAGCATGCTGCGGGCACTGCCCGCCGAGCACCGGGAACGGCTCATGCGCATTGCCCGCGAGGTGTCGTTCCCCCAGGGAATCCGCCTCTTCGAGGAGGGCCGCCGCGCCGACCGGTTCTGGATCATCCGCACCGGCACGATCGACCTCGACATGCACGTGCCCGGCCGCCGGGCGGCCGTCATCGAGACCCTCGGACACAACGAACTGGTCGGATGGTCCTGGCTGTTCGCGCCGCACGCCTGGCATCTTGGTGCCGAGACCACGACGCCTGTACGGGCGTACGAGTTCGACGCCGTGGCCGTACGGGCCATGTGCCAGGACGACCCAGTCCTGGGCCGCACGGTCGCCCAATGGGTGGGTGACATCCTCGCCCATCGCCTGCGCTCGGCCCGTACCCGGCTGCTGGACCTGTACGCGCCGTACGGCAGCGGCAGCCGCCTGTGA
- a CDS encoding M20 family metallopeptidase has translation MTASPAAALTARAQDVSSEIVTDILTLVRQETGSYDMPGLAAGLDLLRELTVRHLGRPDREERHPGGECGDTLTLTYTGTGAGHVALVGHYDTVWPTGTLAGWEQPQSSGDGRDKLGGPGIFDMKTGLAQGIWALKLAREGGAPVPTVTFLFNGDEEIGSLSSRRVIEEVAQKVDVTLVLEPTAHGAVKTARKGSGIFRVTATGIEAHAGLAPQDGASAITALCEFVVAAAAVAAPDKGTTINPGLIKGGSAINVVAGQATAGVDIRVSSEVEQARVDAELDAIKVSDPRVRIEIDHAWNRPPMTLNAASAPLLGLAREVAREQGRDELPDAAVGGASDANFVSALGLPVLCGMGAVGDGAHAQGEFIYPDTVPAQTALVAGLLGRLAEPLRG, from the coding sequence ATGACCGCATCGCCCGCCGCCGCCCTCACCGCCCGCGCCCAGGACGTCTCGTCGGAGATCGTCACCGACATCCTGACCCTCGTCCGCCAGGAGACCGGCAGCTACGATATGCCCGGCCTCGCGGCGGGCCTGGACCTCCTGCGCGAGCTGACCGTCCGCCACCTCGGCCGACCCGACCGCGAAGAGCGTCACCCCGGGGGCGAGTGCGGCGACACGCTCACGTTGACCTACACCGGCACGGGCGCCGGGCATGTCGCGCTCGTCGGCCACTACGACACCGTATGGCCGACTGGGACCCTCGCCGGATGGGAGCAGCCGCAGTCGTCGGGCGACGGTCGGGACAAGCTCGGCGGGCCGGGGATCTTTGACATGAAGACCGGCCTTGCGCAAGGCATTTGGGCCCTGAAGCTGGCCCGGGAGGGCGGCGCACCCGTGCCCACCGTCACCTTCCTCTTCAACGGTGACGAGGAGATCGGCTCCCTGTCCTCGCGGCGGGTGATCGAGGAGGTCGCGCAGAAGGTCGACGTCACCCTGGTGCTGGAGCCGACCGCCCACGGCGCGGTCAAGACCGCTCGCAAGGGTTCCGGGATCTTCCGGGTCACGGCCACCGGCATCGAGGCGCATGCCGGGCTCGCGCCTCAGGACGGGGCGAGCGCGATCACCGCGCTCTGCGAGTTCGTGGTCGCCGCCGCGGCGGTCGCCGCCCCCGACAAGGGCACCACGATCAACCCCGGGCTCATCAAGGGGGGTTCCGCCATCAACGTCGTCGCCGGGCAGGCCACCGCGGGCGTCGACATCCGGGTCAGCAGCGAGGTCGAACAGGCCCGTGTCGACGCCGAGTTGGACGCCATCAAGGTGAGCGATCCCCGCGTCCGCATCGAGATCGACCATGCCTGGAACCGGCCGCCGATGACCCTCAACGCCGCCTCCGCCCCTCTCCTCGGCCTAGCTCGCGAGGTCGCCCGTGAGCAGGGCCGCGACGAGTTGCCCGACGCCGCCGTCGGCGGTGCCAGCGATGCCAACTTCGTCTCCGCCCTCGGCCTGCCCGTGCTGTGCGGCATGGGCGCTGTCGGCGACGGCGCCCATGCCCAGGGCGAGTTCATCTACCCGGACACCGTGCCCGCCCAGACCGCCCTGGTCGCGGGTCTGCTGGGACGACTGGCGGAACCGCTGCGGGGCTGA
- a CDS encoding response regulator transcription factor has product MAEARTFTEQNPIRVFLLDDHEVVRRGLSDLLDAEPDISVVGDAENVEHALLRGPALRPDVAVLDVRLPDGDGITVCRELRSQMPELAVLMLTSFDDEDALLDAIMAGASGYVLKQIRGSDLVSAVRTVASGQSMLDPATTARLMRSLRADPADTPAIAPELASLSPRERDILALIGDGLTNREIGKKLYLSEKTVKNHISRLLAKLGVQRRVQAAVLASHLEHPDSGGRPAR; this is encoded by the coding sequence ATGGCCGAGGCACGCACCTTCACGGAGCAGAACCCGATCCGTGTCTTCCTGCTGGACGACCACGAGGTCGTACGACGCGGCCTGTCCGACCTCCTGGACGCCGAACCGGACATCTCGGTGGTCGGCGACGCCGAGAACGTCGAGCATGCACTCCTACGCGGCCCGGCCCTTCGTCCGGACGTCGCCGTCCTCGACGTACGCCTTCCCGACGGCGACGGGATCACCGTCTGCCGCGAGCTGCGCAGCCAGATGCCGGAGCTGGCCGTGCTGATGCTGACGTCGTTCGACGACGAGGACGCGCTGCTCGACGCGATCATGGCCGGGGCTTCGGGCTACGTGCTCAAGCAGATCAGGGGCTCCGACCTGGTCTCGGCGGTACGCACCGTCGCCTCGGGCCAGTCCATGCTCGACCCCGCGACGACCGCCCGGCTGATGCGCTCCCTGCGTGCGGACCCCGCAGACACCCCGGCCATCGCCCCCGAACTGGCCAGCCTCTCGCCGCGCGAGCGGGACATCCTCGCGCTCATCGGGGACGGGCTCACCAACCGTGAGATCGGCAAGAAGCTCTATCTCTCGGAGAAGACCGTCAAGAACCACATCTCCCGCCTGCTGGCCAAACTGGGCGTCCAACGCCGGGTCCAGGCAGCGGTCCTCGCCTCCCACCTCGAACATCCCGACTCCGGTGGACGCCCTGCGAGGTGA
- a CDS encoding ArsR/SmtB family transcription factor — MADDLFKALADPTRRTILDELTEKSGQPLFEICARLSMKHQLGISRQGVSQHLAVLEAAGLVETRREGRYKFHDLNTAPLRQITERWPAPDPSGPTESTP; from the coding sequence GTGGCCGACGACCTCTTCAAAGCCTTGGCCGACCCCACCCGCCGTACCATCCTCGACGAGCTCACGGAGAAGTCCGGACAGCCACTGTTCGAGATCTGCGCGCGACTGAGCATGAAGCATCAGCTCGGCATCTCACGCCAGGGGGTCTCCCAGCACCTCGCCGTACTGGAGGCCGCCGGGCTCGTCGAGACCAGGCGGGAGGGCCGCTACAAGTTCCACGACCTGAACACGGCCCCGCTGCGGCAGATAACCGAGCGATGGCCCGCGCCCGACCCATCCGGACCAACGGAGAGCACCCCATGA
- a CDS encoding DUF5829 family protein → MILVVAVALAAVFMGAVEGGAKTARAEGGAPSPDRQLLFYNHAYGVLDRETADAIEHSDYLRDFANFQVRTTTGAGGQTWTGRYLMGRETYLELFGVGDLPGQDGTFGSTGMGISAERAGDLVTVTERLRDQGIADPIEFRQTRDFGDGVPVPWFDAILTTDQYDGFGAWAMEYLPEYFADPRSNTEPADYPGDVGRERYLSDGYSDHLMRDVTSVRLAVTERDLADTVPLLRAGGFVVRPAVGGGIVAQGGGTTIRFDAVPRDQAGLRQIGLSLNRPVEYRHEERIGRSTLTVGPGARAVWNFDATE, encoded by the coding sequence ATGATTCTGGTCGTCGCTGTGGCCCTCGCTGCCGTCTTCATGGGGGCAGTTGAGGGAGGCGCGAAGACCGCGCGGGCCGAGGGGGGCGCGCCGTCGCCCGATCGGCAGTTGCTGTTCTACAACCACGCGTACGGAGTCCTCGACCGGGAGACCGCCGATGCCATCGAGCACTCCGACTATCTGCGGGACTTCGCCAACTTCCAGGTCCGCACCACGACCGGCGCCGGTGGACAGACCTGGACCGGTCGCTACCTGATGGGCCGCGAGACGTATCTCGAACTGTTCGGGGTCGGCGATCTGCCCGGCCAGGACGGCACCTTCGGCTCCACCGGGATGGGGATCTCGGCCGAGCGCGCCGGCGACCTCGTGACGGTGACGGAGCGGCTGCGGGACCAGGGGATCGCCGACCCGATCGAGTTCCGCCAGACGCGCGACTTCGGCGACGGCGTCCCGGTGCCGTGGTTCGACGCCATCCTCACCACCGACCAGTACGACGGCTTCGGGGCCTGGGCGATGGAGTATCTGCCGGAGTACTTTGCCGACCCGCGCAGCAACACCGAGCCGGCCGACTACCCGGGCGACGTCGGCCGGGAGCGTTACCTGTCCGACGGCTACAGCGACCATCTGATGCGTGACGTGACCTCTGTCCGCCTCGCGGTCACCGAACGGGACCTTGCCGACACTGTGCCGTTGCTTCGGGCCGGCGGGTTCGTCGTCCGGCCTGCGGTGGGCGGTGGCATCGTCGCGCAGGGCGGTGGCACCACGATCCGATTCGACGCCGTTCCGCGCGACCAGGCCGGCCTGCGGCAGATCGGACTGTCGCTCAACCGGCCCGTGGAGTACCGGCACGAGGAACGGATCGGCCGGTCGACTCTCACCGTCGGCCCGGGCGCCCGAGCCGTCTGGAACTTCGACGCCACGGAGTAA
- a CDS encoding VOC family protein has protein sequence MKIHLTSVFVDDQAKALHFYTEILGFVKKYDVPVGEKDRWLTVVSPEEPGGTELLLEPAGHPAVKPYRDALVQDGIPLAQFAVDDVKAEYERLRGLGVRFTQEPLEMGPVTTAVFDDTCGNLIQIATQPQ, from the coding sequence ATGAAGATCCATCTGACCAGCGTCTTCGTCGACGACCAGGCCAAGGCTCTGCACTTCTACACCGAGATCCTCGGCTTCGTGAAGAAGTACGACGTCCCGGTGGGTGAGAAGGACCGGTGGCTGACCGTCGTCTCACCCGAGGAGCCCGGCGGCACCGAGCTCCTCCTGGAGCCCGCCGGCCACCCGGCCGTCAAGCCCTACCGCGACGCACTCGTCCAGGACGGCATCCCGCTCGCCCAGTTCGCCGTCGACGACGTGAAGGCGGAGTACGAGCGCCTGCGCGGCCTCGGCGTCCGCTTCACCCAGGAGCCCCTGGAGATGGGCCCCGTCACCACCGCCGTCTTCGACGACACCTGCGGCAACCTGATCCAGATCGCGACACAGCCGCAGTAG
- a CDS encoding winged helix-turn-helix transcriptional regulator has translation MTRPLLDELDRRLIGALHLAPRATWDDIGEILAADASTLKRRYDRLHEARMVRVIGQSDWGMHSTAMPVHVFLDITGETPLAVLHRLRDLPHLQLLAQISGDYPLYAVVHAPSEAATSEAIDRMFSVPGVRRVNALPALSTLRRGINWDPQFLTDTERAGLLKLTGARPEGTATATPPAKPLSEAERTVVAQLIQDSRASAASIARAAGLATSTAHRVVRRVLDEGWVKPRLEIVSEWLGFRTAFILRLRVAPGETPDVMRRIDQLPQTRLAAHVASDMSVLATGLVADRSALALFIDNELARIPGLMAVSVDVMLAEPRRYWLDRDLASGLGEFHAPTLL, from the coding sequence ATGACCCGTCCTCTCCTCGACGAGCTCGACCGGCGCCTCATCGGCGCGCTGCACCTGGCACCCCGGGCCACCTGGGACGACATCGGCGAGATCCTCGCCGCCGACGCCAGCACGCTCAAACGCCGGTACGACCGGTTGCACGAGGCGCGGATGGTCCGCGTGATCGGGCAGTCCGACTGGGGCATGCACTCCACGGCGATGCCCGTCCACGTCTTCCTGGACATCACCGGCGAGACCCCGCTCGCCGTCCTCCACCGCCTCCGCGACCTGCCCCACCTCCAGCTCCTGGCACAGATCTCCGGCGACTACCCGCTCTACGCCGTCGTGCACGCCCCGTCCGAGGCCGCCACCAGCGAGGCGATCGACCGGATGTTCTCCGTCCCCGGCGTCCGGCGCGTCAACGCCCTGCCCGCCCTCAGCACCCTGCGCCGGGGCATCAACTGGGACCCCCAGTTCCTCACCGACACCGAACGCGCTGGCCTGCTGAAGCTCACCGGCGCCCGCCCCGAGGGCACCGCGACCGCGACACCCCCCGCGAAACCACTCAGCGAGGCTGAACGCACCGTCGTCGCCCAGCTGATCCAGGACAGCCGCGCATCAGCGGCGAGCATCGCCCGAGCCGCCGGCCTGGCCACCTCCACCGCGCACCGCGTCGTCCGCCGGGTCCTCGACGAGGGATGGGTCAAGCCTCGCCTGGAGATCGTGTCCGAATGGCTCGGCTTCCGGACCGCCTTCATCCTCCGCCTGCGCGTGGCTCCGGGTGAAACCCCCGACGTCATGCGCCGTATCGACCAGCTCCCCCAGACCCGGCTCGCCGCCCACGTGGCCAGCGACATGTCCGTCCTCGCCACCGGCCTGGTCGCCGACCGCTCCGCCCTGGCGCTCTTCATCGACAACGAACTGGCCAGGATCCCCGGCCTCATGGCTGTCAGCGTCGACGTCATGCTCGCCGAACCGCGCCGCTACTGGCTGGACCGGGACCTGGCCTCCGGTCTCGGCGAATTCCACGCGCCGACCCTGCTGTAG
- a CDS encoding AbgT family transporter: MSVTSAQPQPTEPQSRALRTAFRSLTAIEKVGNKLPNPFWLFWILAGIVAVLSAVLAAVGASALHPGTHETIEVRNLLSKDGLTMAVEGAVDNYAAFPPLATILTVMFGIAVAEKSGLFSALLRRMVARVPGRYLTFALSMTAMVSHVAGDAAYVTLIPLGALVFRAAGRSPVLGCVVAYVSIAAGYDASPSLTTTDVLLSGISTAAAHTIDADYVVTPVANYFFGLGSSVLVALVITLVVDKVLARRSDLEPDEPVAAPNAAELAEIEVTEQQQRALRATGLVAIGFLAFLVVAMVPSSSPLRGEGGGIVNSPLIGGMALVLGVFFAVLGTVYGRMTGTFSAARDSIAAMADGTRSMAPILVLFFAIAQFLAYFKWTNIGDILAVKGAETLRDLDMSGWTVLVGIAVLITFMNLVITSGSALWALAAPVLVPMLMLIGIEPETTQAVYRVADSVTNCVTPMSPYFVMALGFIQQYRKSAGIGTLASFTIPIAAVLWVVWVAFFVAWYLLGIPFGIG, encoded by the coding sequence ATGAGTGTCACCTCCGCTCAGCCTCAGCCGACCGAGCCACAGTCGAGGGCCCTGCGCACCGCGTTCCGGAGTCTGACGGCGATCGAGAAGGTCGGTAACAAACTCCCCAACCCCTTCTGGCTGTTCTGGATCCTCGCCGGGATTGTCGCCGTCCTCAGCGCGGTGCTGGCGGCGGTCGGCGCCAGCGCCTTGCACCCCGGCACGCACGAGACCATCGAGGTGCGGAACCTGCTCAGCAAGGACGGCCTCACCATGGCCGTCGAGGGGGCCGTCGACAACTACGCGGCCTTCCCGCCGCTGGCCACCATCCTCACCGTGATGTTCGGCATCGCCGTCGCCGAGAAGAGCGGACTGTTCTCCGCCCTGCTGCGACGCATGGTCGCCCGGGTGCCGGGCAGATACCTCACCTTCGCCCTGTCGATGACGGCCATGGTCAGCCATGTCGCCGGCGACGCCGCCTACGTCACCCTCATCCCGCTCGGCGCACTGGTCTTCCGCGCGGCCGGCCGCAGCCCGGTGCTCGGCTGCGTCGTCGCCTACGTCTCGATCGCCGCCGGCTACGACGCCTCCCCGTCGCTCACCACCACCGACGTCCTGCTGTCCGGGATCTCGACCGCCGCCGCCCACACCATCGACGCGGACTACGTCGTCACGCCGGTGGCCAACTACTTCTTCGGGCTCGGCTCCTCGGTCCTGGTGGCCCTCGTGATCACCCTCGTCGTCGACAAGGTCCTCGCCCGCCGCTCGGACCTGGAGCCCGACGAGCCGGTCGCCGCGCCGAACGCCGCTGAGCTGGCGGAGATCGAGGTCACCGAGCAGCAGCAGCGCGCGCTGCGCGCGACCGGGCTGGTCGCCATCGGCTTCCTCGCGTTCCTGGTGGTGGCCATGGTCCCCTCGTCCTCACCGCTGCGCGGCGAGGGCGGCGGCATCGTCAACTCCCCGCTGATCGGCGGGATGGCGCTCGTCCTGGGCGTGTTCTTCGCCGTACTCGGCACCGTCTACGGCCGGATGACCGGCACCTTCTCCGCCGCCCGCGACAGCATCGCCGCGATGGCCGACGGCACCCGTTCGATGGCGCCGATCCTTGTCCTGTTCTTCGCGATCGCCCAGTTCCTCGCCTACTTCAAGTGGACGAACATCGGCGACATCCTCGCCGTCAAGGGCGCCGAGACGCTGCGCGACCTGGACATGAGCGGCTGGACCGTGCTGGTCGGCATCGCTGTACTGATCACGTTCATGAACCTCGTCATCACCAGCGGCTCCGCGCTGTGGGCGCTTGCCGCGCCGGTGCTCGTACCCATGCTGATGCTCATCGGCATCGAGCCCGAGACCACCCAGGCCGTCTACCGCGTCGCCGACTCGGTCACCAACTGCGTCACCCCGATGAGCCCGTACTTCGTGATGGCCCTGGGCTTCATCCAGCAGTACCGCAAGTCCGCGGGCATCGGCACCCTGGCCTCCTTCACCATCCCGATCGCCGCCGTCCTCTGGGTCGTCTGGGTCGCGTTCTTCGTGGCCTGGTACCTGCTGGGCATCCCGTTCGGCATCGGCTGA